A region from the Solibacillus sp. FSL H8-0523 genome encodes:
- the fumC gene encoding class II fumarate hydratase — protein sequence MDYRIEKDTMGEIQVPADKLWKAQTQRSLENFKIGTEKMPIEIIRAFAILKRSCAIANNKLGKLSDIKTNAIVAAADEVLAGKLNNQFPLVVWQTGSGTQSNMNVNEVLSFRANQLLEAQGSEEKVHPNDDVNMSQSSNDTFPTALHVAAVLAVEDYVLPKLNVLKATFQQKQEAFKDIIKIGRTHLQDATPLTLGQEISGWAHMLVKSEKMIHVTTDFMKELAIGGTAVGTGINAHPKFGAMVAEEIATYTGKNFVTAENKFHALTSHDEVTTAHGALKALAADLMKIANDVRWLASGPRSGIGEITIPENEPGSSIMPGKVNPTQSEALTMVACQVFGNDATIGFAASQGNFELNVFKPVIIYNFLQSARLLADSMQSFNDNCAVGIEPNMEVLDHNLQNSLMLVTALNPYIGYENAAKIAKTAHKEGTTLKAAAIASGLLTEEEFDRYVDPSTMIYPNAE from the coding sequence ATGGACTATCGTATTGAAAAAGACACAATGGGTGAAATTCAAGTACCCGCAGACAAACTATGGAAAGCGCAAACACAGCGTAGCTTAGAAAACTTTAAAATTGGTACAGAAAAAATGCCGATTGAAATTATCCGTGCCTTCGCGATTTTAAAACGCTCTTGTGCCATCGCAAACAATAAATTAGGCAAGTTATCGGACATTAAAACAAATGCCATTGTTGCGGCTGCTGATGAAGTATTAGCAGGAAAACTAAACAATCAGTTCCCTCTTGTTGTTTGGCAAACGGGTTCTGGTACACAATCAAATATGAACGTAAATGAAGTATTATCATTCCGTGCAAATCAACTGCTAGAAGCACAAGGTTCTGAAGAAAAGGTGCACCCAAATGATGATGTCAACATGTCTCAAAGCTCTAACGATACCTTCCCTACTGCATTACACGTTGCAGCTGTCCTTGCAGTTGAGGATTACGTATTACCGAAACTAAACGTCTTAAAAGCAACGTTCCAGCAAAAACAAGAGGCGTTCAAAGACATCATTAAAATCGGTCGTACACATTTACAAGATGCCACACCACTTACACTTGGCCAAGAAATTTCAGGCTGGGCGCATATGCTTGTGAAATCTGAAAAAATGATTCATGTCACAACAGACTTCATGAAGGAATTAGCAATTGGCGGTACAGCGGTTGGTACTGGTATTAACGCCCATCCAAAATTCGGTGCCATGGTTGCTGAAGAAATCGCGACTTACACAGGGAAAAACTTCGTAACAGCGGAAAATAAATTCCATGCATTAACTTCTCATGACGAAGTAACAACAGCGCACGGTGCACTAAAAGCTTTAGCAGCCGACTTAATGAAAATCGCCAACGATGTACGCTGGCTAGCAAGTGGCCCACGCTCCGGTATCGGTGAAATTACCATTCCAGAAAACGAACCCGGCTCATCGATCATGCCAGGGAAAGTAAACCCAACGCAATCAGAAGCACTAACAATGGTGGCATGCCAAGTATTTGGTAACGATGCGACAATTGGCTTTGCGGCCTCACAGGGGAACTTTGAACTAAACGTATTCAAGCCTGTAATCATTTACAACTTCCTACAATCAGCGCGTTTACTTGCCGATTCCATGCAAAGCTTCAATGATAACTGTGCAGTTGGCATCGAACCAAACATGGAAGTATTAGATCACAACTTACAAAATTCATTAATGCTTGTAACCGCATTAAATCCATATATCGGCTATGAAAATGCGGCGAAAATCGCGAAAACAGCCCATAAAGAAGGCACAACGTTAAAAGCGGCCGCTATTGCTTCAGGCCTTTTAACAGAAGAGGAATTCGACCGTTATGTAGATCCATCAACAATGATTTACCCAAACGCTGAATAG
- a CDS encoding DUF1273 domain-containing protein has protein sequence MKSLYITGYRPHELGIFNDKHPGVEIIKTALENQLRIFLDDGLEWVVIGGQQGVETWAAQVILELKNDFPHLKYSIITPFLEQEKNWNEHKQATYMHIVSKADFVTSVTKRPYEAPWQFIEKDKFIIDNTDATLLVYDDENEGSPKYVHRLVEKYQEIHQDYELFVINAYDLQMVAEELQRGDEW, from the coding sequence ATGAAATCACTTTATATTACGGGCTATCGTCCACATGAGCTCGGTATTTTTAATGACAAGCACCCAGGCGTTGAGATTATTAAAACGGCCCTTGAAAACCAATTACGGATTTTTTTAGATGATGGGCTTGAATGGGTCGTCATTGGTGGTCAGCAAGGTGTGGAAACATGGGCCGCACAAGTCATACTAGAGCTTAAAAACGACTTCCCTCATTTGAAATATTCCATTATCACCCCGTTTTTAGAGCAAGAAAAAAATTGGAATGAGCATAAACAAGCAACCTATATGCATATAGTTAGTAAGGCCGATTTTGTGACCAGTGTGACAAAGCGCCCATACGAAGCGCCGTGGCAATTTATCGAAAAGGACAAGTTTATTATCGATAACACCGATGCGACGCTCCTTGTTTACGATGATGAAAACGAAGGCTCTCCAAAATATGTGCATCGCCTTGTAGAAAAGTATCAGGAAATCCATCAAGATTACGAACTTTTCGTTATCAATGCCTACGATTTACAAATGGTCGCAGAGGAATTACAGCGCGGCGACGAGTGGTAA
- a CDS encoding ornithine--oxo-acid transaminase: MSTRSQELIATTEQFGAHNYHPLPIVIEKAEGAWVTDPEGNRYLDMLSAYSALNQGHRHPKIIQALKDQADQVTLTSRAFHSATLGAWYEKVCKLTGKNMVLPMNTGAEAVETAIKTARRWGYEVKDIPTNAAQIIGCIGNFHGRTMGAVSLSSEAEYKRGFGPMLEGFELIPYGDLEALEQAITPNTAAFIIEPIQGEAGILIPPEGFLKAAYELCRKNNVLFIADEIQTGLSRTGKLFACEWEDVVPDVYILGKALGGGVYPISAVVANDNILGVFNPGSHGSTFGGNPLACAVSIASIDVLLDEKLTERSLELGDYFKQRLQAIAHPAIKEIRGRGLFIGVELHEAARPYCEKLAALNVLCKETHDTVIRFAPPLIISKEDLDWAIEQIEAVFK, encoded by the coding sequence ATGTCAACAAGGTCACAAGAACTCATTGCAACAACCGAACAATTTGGGGCGCATAACTATCACCCGCTACCAATTGTTATTGAAAAGGCAGAAGGCGCGTGGGTAACCGACCCAGAAGGTAACCGCTATTTAGATATGCTTTCGGCGTATTCGGCACTCAACCAAGGCCATCGCCATCCGAAAATTATTCAGGCGTTAAAAGATCAAGCCGACCAAGTGACATTAACGTCACGCGCTTTCCATAGTGCGACGCTTGGTGCGTGGTATGAAAAAGTTTGTAAGCTTACAGGGAAAAACATGGTACTGCCAATGAACACCGGTGCAGAAGCAGTCGAGACAGCCATTAAAACCGCGCGTCGGTGGGGCTATGAAGTAAAAGATATTCCTACTAATGCTGCGCAAATTATCGGCTGTATTGGCAACTTCCATGGACGTACAATGGGTGCCGTATCACTATCCTCTGAAGCGGAATATAAACGCGGATTTGGCCCAATGCTTGAAGGCTTTGAACTGATTCCTTACGGGGATTTAGAAGCGTTAGAACAAGCGATCACGCCAAATACAGCAGCGTTTATTATTGAGCCGATTCAAGGGGAAGCAGGTATTTTGATTCCACCTGAAGGGTTTTTAAAAGCAGCGTATGAATTATGCCGTAAAAACAATGTCTTATTCATTGCCGATGAAATTCAAACCGGCCTTTCGCGTACGGGTAAATTATTTGCCTGCGAATGGGAAGACGTAGTACCCGATGTTTATATTTTAGGAAAAGCGCTTGGTGGCGGAGTTTATCCGATTTCTGCTGTCGTTGCCAATGACAATATTTTAGGTGTGTTCAATCCCGGATCACACGGCTCTACATTTGGAGGCAATCCACTTGCCTGTGCCGTTTCGATCGCGTCGATTGATGTGTTACTTGATGAAAAGCTAACAGAACGTTCACTAGAGCTTGGGGATTATTTCAAGCAAAGATTACAAGCCATTGCGCACCCTGCGATTAAAGAAATTCGTGGGCGCGGGCTATTCATTGGTGTGGAGTTGCATGAAGCAGCTCGCCCTTATTGTGAAAAGCTAGCGGCGCTTAACGTACTTTGCAAAGAAACTCATGATACGGTGATTCGCTTTGCTCCCCCACTAATTATTTCAAAAGAAGATTTAGACTGGGCGATTGAGCAAATTGAGGCCGTATTTAAATAA
- a CDS encoding MFS transporter: protein MKEFKVTLGLLLLNLFIAFLGIGLVIPVLPTLMNELGISGTTVGYLTAAFAIAQLIVSPIAGKAVDKYGRKIMIVIGLFIFGFSELLFGLGKTIEVLFISRVLGGISAAFIMPAVTAFIADITTMETRPKALGYMSAAISTGFIIGPGIGGFLADFGTRVPFYFAGALGITAAILSVILLKEPQRNEENIENAPNQASGFKRVFEPMYFIAFILIFVASFGLAAFESFFSLFVDHKFAFTPMDIAIIITGGAIFGAIAQVALFDRLAQKWGEIKLIRYTLILSAVLVFLMTVVSSYFSILLVTCFVFVGFDLFRPAATSYLSKIAGNEQGFVGGMNSMFTSLANIFGPILGGILFDIDINYPYYFAAVVLVFGILLTLIWKKPAVLK from the coding sequence ATGAAAGAATTTAAAGTTACGTTAGGCTTACTGCTGTTAAACTTATTCATCGCCTTTTTAGGGATTGGATTAGTCATACCAGTGCTGCCTACGTTAATGAATGAGCTAGGCATTAGCGGCACAACAGTCGGTTATTTAACCGCGGCGTTCGCGATTGCACAGCTGATCGTTTCACCTATTGCTGGTAAAGCGGTTGATAAATATGGTCGTAAAATTATGATTGTTATTGGGTTATTTATTTTCGGCTTCTCGGAACTATTATTCGGTTTAGGGAAAACGATTGAAGTGTTATTTATCTCACGTGTTCTTGGTGGGATTAGTGCGGCGTTTATTATGCCTGCCGTTACCGCGTTTATCGCGGATATTACGACGATGGAAACACGTCCAAAGGCACTTGGTTATATGAGTGCCGCAATTAGTACCGGGTTTATTATTGGACCGGGGATTGGTGGCTTCTTAGCTGACTTTGGTACACGTGTGCCGTTCTACTTTGCGGGAGCACTTGGCATTACAGCAGCGATTCTATCAGTAATTTTACTAAAAGAACCACAGCGTAATGAAGAAAATATCGAAAATGCACCCAATCAAGCATCTGGCTTCAAGCGCGTGTTTGAGCCGATGTACTTCATTGCCTTTATTTTAATTTTTGTCGCGTCGTTTGGTTTAGCGGCGTTTGAATCATTCTTTAGTTTATTCGTTGACCATAAATTTGCGTTTACACCAATGGATATCGCCATCATCATTACAGGTGGTGCGATTTTTGGAGCGATTGCACAGGTTGCCCTATTCGATCGTTTGGCACAAAAATGGGGCGAAATTAAACTGATTCGCTATACATTAATTTTATCGGCCGTTTTAGTATTTTTAATGACAGTCGTCAGCTCGTACTTCTCAATTTTACTTGTTACATGCTTCGTCTTTGTCGGCTTTGATTTATTCCGACCCGCTGCGACGAGCTATTTATCAAAAATCGCTGGCAATGAGCAAGGTTTTGTTGGTGGAATGAACTCGATGTTCACAAGTCTAGCCAATATTTTTGGTCCAATTTTAGGCGGGATATTATTTGATATCGACATTAACTACCCGTATTATTTTGCAGCAGTTGTATTAGTGTTCGGTATTCTGTTAACATTAATTTGGAAGAAGCCTGCAGTACTTAAGTAG
- a CDS encoding MerR family transcriptional regulator, producing MEETYYSIGEVAKLTNISIQTLRYYDQIDLFKPSYVDPETNYRYYKDSQFYYLDIIKSLKYIGVSLDEIKAAQSFTPQGLLTFLQQQEQVIEQRMSRLQEIQQTLYKTKKQMQEQLAIDVLDTVYIKSEEASRVLSIETKELTPSDIPNVYYSSLIKTLETENSFLSSRYGCIFPLKPYEKLDQLFYSHIFAPLLTDRYITHLTKDMDVKTLPGGRFVCIAFIYSSETYFAQYQKLYQYIQQLQLQTAATVYEIFMPLNYSPSEEDEFIVELKVQLL from the coding sequence ATGGAAGAAACGTATTATTCAATTGGCGAGGTTGCCAAATTAACGAATATTTCTATTCAAACACTACGCTATTACGACCAAATCGACTTATTTAAGCCGTCTTATGTCGATCCTGAAACGAACTATCGTTACTATAAAGATTCGCAATTTTATTATTTAGATATTATAAAATCACTCAAATATATCGGCGTGTCGCTCGATGAAATTAAAGCCGCACAAAGCTTTACACCACAAGGCTTGCTGACATTTTTACAGCAGCAAGAGCAAGTAATCGAACAACGTATGAGCCGCTTACAAGAGATTCAACAAACACTGTATAAAACAAAAAAACAAATGCAAGAGCAGCTCGCAATCGATGTCTTAGATACGGTGTACATCAAATCTGAAGAGGCCAGTCGTGTCTTATCAATTGAAACAAAAGAGCTAACCCCTTCAGATATTCCAAATGTGTACTATAGCTCACTCATTAAAACATTAGAAACCGAAAATAGCTTTTTAAGCAGTCGCTATGGTTGCATCTTTCCGTTAAAGCCTTATGAAAAATTGGATCAATTATTTTATAGCCATATTTTTGCACCGCTTCTAACGGATCGCTATATTACTCACCTCACGAAGGATATGGACGTTAAGACCCTTCCTGGAGGACGCTTTGTCTGTATTGCCTTTATATATAGTAGTGAAACTTACTTTGCTCAATATCAAAAGCTCTACCAATATATTCAACAGCTGCAATTACAAACAGCTGCAACCGTCTATGAAATTTTTATGCCACTTAATTATTCACCAAGCGAAGAGGATGAATTTATCGTGGAATTAAAAGTCCAGCTCCTATAA
- a CDS encoding YbfB/YjiJ family MFS transporter, translating to MNRQHMGIIVGGILLLMVAMGISRFAYTPILPFMRVDANLTFSQGGLLASSNYIGYFIGALGAAFIYRSKKNFLLLNVVLNILSVVLMGVIDSYGIWILLRLIAGITGGFIFVLTSSIVMDYLAAQLLTRWSGYVFSGIGLGIATSGLVVPFLEARAAWQGSWIGLGVLSTLFLLTTLLLWRKLSIPNRTKPVQGEHTSIWHGFMPWLIVAYGLEGLGYIVTGTFLVDIIYNIEALRSYAGYSWVVVGLAAIPSAPVWMKLMTRFSTISMMALAYALQIIGILLPVVSQTVWSVLLSAFLFGFTFVGLVTMSTGYARALFPKQSAYVVSMLTTFYALGQIVGPVIASRLETHYATFKAPLLFAGIIVTLALLILMIGYTYSKKKSVPVAKELYN from the coding sequence ATGAATCGACAACATATGGGGATTATTGTTGGTGGCATTTTGTTATTAATGGTGGCGATGGGCATTAGCCGTTTTGCCTATACACCGATTTTGCCGTTTATGCGCGTGGATGCGAATTTAACGTTTTCACAAGGCGGTCTACTTGCATCGAGTAATTATATTGGTTACTTTATCGGGGCGCTTGGGGCTGCATTTATTTACCGTAGTAAAAAGAACTTTCTACTATTGAATGTGGTCCTCAATATTTTATCGGTTGTATTAATGGGCGTCATTGATTCTTACGGAATTTGGATTTTGCTTCGTTTAATCGCTGGTATCACGGGTGGTTTTATTTTCGTTTTAACATCTAGTATTGTCATGGACTATTTAGCCGCGCAGTTACTAACGCGTTGGAGTGGCTATGTATTTAGTGGAATTGGCCTTGGGATTGCGACATCTGGTTTAGTCGTACCGTTTTTAGAGGCGCGCGCTGCATGGCAAGGCTCATGGATTGGGCTTGGTGTGCTCTCTACCCTATTTTTACTGACGACGCTCCTGTTGTGGCGCAAGCTCTCGATACCAAACCGCACAAAGCCTGTACAAGGTGAGCACACGTCCATTTGGCATGGCTTTATGCCGTGGCTGATCGTTGCTTACGGGTTAGAGGGACTTGGCTATATTGTGACAGGTACGTTTTTAGTCGACATTATTTATAATATTGAGGCACTGCGAAGCTATGCTGGCTATAGCTGGGTCGTTGTGGGACTAGCTGCCATTCCTTCTGCACCGGTTTGGATGAAGCTCATGACACGTTTTTCAACGATTTCCATGATGGCACTCGCTTACGCTTTACAAATTATCGGCATCTTACTACCCGTCGTTTCACAAACGGTGTGGAGTGTGCTGTTATCTGCGTTTTTATTTGGCTTTACCTTCGTTGGACTTGTTACGATGTCAACAGGCTATGCACGCGCACTGTTTCCAAAGCAAAGCGCCTATGTCGTGTCCATGCTGACAACGTTTTATGCACTTGGGCAAATTGTTGGGCCGGTTATTGCTAGCCGTTTAGAAACCCATTACGCTACATTTAAAGCGCCTCTCCTTTTTGCCGGGATCATCGTGACACTGGCGTTACTGATTTTAATGATTGGCTATACTTACAGTAAGAAAAAGTCTGTACCCGTAGCTAAAGAGCTGTACAATTAG
- a CDS encoding OFA family MFS transporter — MKKNRWLIAASAISIHLSIGGAYAYSVYKNPIATELGWDASQITIAFTIMMGLAGFAAALFGGVVEKLGPRKAAMVAAVLFGLGQGGAGFAILSDSVVLYWLTYGLLSGVGMGIGYIAPVSTLVKWFPNRRGLATGMAVLGFGAGALITAPVAANLMESVGIANTYFILGISYFILMMAGALYIAPPKPGEVEEMVVTVGGKKQELAQMTARQAVKTKQFWMLWSMHLINVTSGLMMISVASPMAQEIAGLSVAAAATMVGLMGLFNGGGRLIWAAASDYMGRQNVFVIFFVIQLIAFLTLPFTTNVIIFQLFIFLVVSCYGGGFSNLPAFASDLFGTKQLGVIHGYLLTTWSLGGVFGPMIVSAIREAANSYVPVFYVFSILIAISFGISLLLRADVNKTKKQQVEKQTKQVGESAPAHS, encoded by the coding sequence ATGAAAAAGAATCGTTGGTTAATCGCTGCATCTGCTATCTCTATCCATTTATCAATTGGAGGTGCTTATGCATATAGCGTGTATAAAAATCCAATCGCTACAGAGCTTGGTTGGGATGCTTCACAAATTACAATCGCTTTCACAATTATGATGGGACTTGCCGGTTTTGCTGCAGCACTATTTGGCGGAGTTGTAGAAAAATTAGGTCCACGTAAAGCAGCAATGGTCGCTGCCGTGTTATTTGGACTAGGTCAAGGTGGCGCAGGCTTTGCCATTTTGTCTGATTCAGTTGTACTTTATTGGCTTACATACGGGCTACTTAGTGGTGTCGGGATGGGGATTGGCTATATTGCTCCAGTATCCACACTTGTGAAATGGTTCCCGAATCGTCGCGGTTTAGCGACAGGGATGGCTGTACTCGGGTTTGGTGCAGGTGCGTTAATTACAGCACCCGTTGCGGCAAACCTTATGGAAAGCGTTGGTATTGCGAATACGTACTTTATTTTAGGAATTAGCTACTTTATCTTAATGATGGCAGGTGCCTTATACATCGCACCACCAAAGCCAGGTGAGGTAGAGGAAATGGTCGTAACAGTAGGCGGCAAAAAACAAGAATTAGCACAAATGACAGCACGCCAAGCCGTGAAAACAAAACAGTTTTGGATGCTGTGGTCGATGCATTTAATTAATGTAACATCTGGTTTAATGATGATTTCAGTTGCCTCACCAATGGCACAAGAAATTGCAGGTCTTTCGGTCGCAGCAGCGGCTACAATGGTTGGTTTAATGGGCTTATTTAATGGTGGCGGTCGCCTAATTTGGGCAGCAGCGTCCGATTATATGGGGCGTCAAAATGTGTTCGTGATTTTCTTTGTCATTCAATTAATCGCGTTTCTTACATTACCATTTACAACAAACGTCATCATCTTCCAACTATTTATTTTCTTAGTAGTAAGTTGTTACGGCGGTGGATTCTCGAACTTACCAGCATTTGCGTCCGATTTATTCGGCACAAAACAGCTTGGTGTGATCCACGGTTACTTACTGACAACCTGGTCACTTGGTGGGGTTTTTGGTCCGATGATCGTATCGGCTATTCGTGAAGCGGCAAACAGCTATGTACCGGTGTTCTACGTGTTCAGTATTTTAATCGCGATTTCATTCGGAATCTCATTATTATTACGTGCTGACGTGAACAAAACGAAAAAACAGCAAGTTGAAAAACAAACAAAGCAAGTGGGAGAAAGTGCACCCGCACATTCATAA
- a CDS encoding flavin reductase family protein, with protein MKQIDPVQLTERENYKFLIGSIIPRPIAFVTSLTEEGVVNAAPFSFFNIVSSNPPMISVSIQRKAGEMKDTARNIKQQGQFVVHIVDTDNVEQVNETAANLPPHESEVTRAGLTLVESTKIAVPGVKEAKVRFECELETVLELGGDDNNAGCDLIIGKVLYYHIEETIYEDGKIDPEKLAAISRLAGNDYAKIGEQFTIERPQ; from the coding sequence ATGAAACAAATAGATCCAGTACAGCTAACAGAACGTGAAAATTATAAATTTTTGATTGGTTCAATTATTCCGCGTCCGATAGCCTTTGTGACGTCGTTGACAGAAGAAGGTGTAGTCAATGCGGCTCCGTTTAGCTTCTTTAATATTGTGTCTTCGAATCCGCCCATGATTTCGGTGAGCATTCAGCGAAAAGCTGGCGAAATGAAGGATACGGCGCGTAATATTAAACAGCAGGGCCAGTTCGTCGTCCATATTGTTGATACGGATAATGTAGAACAGGTCAATGAAACCGCAGCGAATTTACCACCGCATGAAAGTGAAGTTACACGTGCCGGACTTACATTAGTAGAAAGCACAAAAATTGCAGTGCCCGGTGTAAAGGAAGCGAAAGTGCGCTTTGAATGTGAGTTAGAAACAGTACTTGAGCTTGGCGGCGATGACAATAATGCCGGTTGTGACCTGATTATCGGCAAAGTATTGTACTATCATATAGAAGAAACCATTTACGAAGACGGAAAAATAGATCCAGAAAAATTAGCGGCGATTAGTCGTTTAGCGGGCAATGACTACGCAAAAATCGGCGAACAATTCACGATTGAGCGCCCGCAATAA
- a CDS encoding dipeptide epimerase, whose amino-acid sequence MLIKSIELYNIELPLIEPFIVSYGTYPNMPSIIVKMTTECGLVGWGEAVPDEHVTGETLEGTYAVLKSTLAPAMIGENPMNFEKIHAKMDALIYSAPAAKAAIDIACFDVVGKKLDVPAYQLTGGRYHEKFPITHVLSIGTPEKMANEAAERVEMGYNSFKMKVGRDVASDVARIQAVRARVGNEIAIRVDVNQGWVNSSTTMQAVRELEKLTIDWLEQPVRADDIDGMVEIKAKTTIPVMIDEGLRGVREMREIIAKRAADKVNIKLMKCGGIYPAMKLAHMAEMAGMECQIGSMVESSVGSAAGFHVAFSNKVFTSVELTGPLKFSKDIGNLHYDVPFIQLTERAGLGVDVDEEILAELTRESCVVNG is encoded by the coding sequence ATGTTAATCAAATCCATTGAACTTTATAATATTGAACTACCATTAATTGAACCATTTATCGTCAGCTACGGCACGTATCCAAATATGCCGTCGATCATTGTGAAAATGACGACAGAATGTGGCTTAGTTGGCTGGGGGGAAGCAGTTCCAGATGAGCACGTAACAGGCGAAACATTAGAAGGCACATATGCGGTATTAAAATCTACGTTAGCGCCAGCGATGATTGGTGAAAATCCAATGAACTTTGAAAAAATCCATGCCAAAATGGACGCACTGATCTATAGTGCACCCGCAGCAAAAGCAGCGATTGATATTGCCTGCTTTGATGTCGTTGGGAAAAAACTAGATGTACCGGCTTACCAATTAACAGGTGGTCGCTACCATGAAAAATTCCCGATTACCCATGTACTCAGCATTGGCACGCCAGAAAAAATGGCGAATGAGGCCGCAGAGCGTGTGGAAATGGGCTACAACTCATTTAAAATGAAGGTTGGTCGTGACGTGGCAAGTGATGTGGCACGTATTCAAGCAGTGCGCGCGCGTGTAGGGAACGAGATTGCCATTCGCGTAGACGTCAACCAAGGTTGGGTGAACAGCTCAACGACGATGCAGGCTGTGCGTGAATTAGAAAAACTGACTATCGACTGGCTTGAGCAACCGGTGCGTGCCGATGACATCGATGGCATGGTGGAAATTAAAGCGAAAACAACCATTCCTGTCATGATTGATGAAGGCTTACGCGGTGTACGTGAAATGCGTGAAATTATCGCCAAACGTGCGGCGGATAAAGTAAATATCAAGTTAATGAAATGTGGCGGGATTTACCCAGCGATGAAGCTTGCGCATATGGCAGAGATGGCAGGGATGGAGTGCCAAATCGGTTCAATGGTTGAATCATCTGTTGGTTCAGCAGCTGGTTTCCATGTAGCCTTTTCGAATAAAGTGTTCACAAGCGTCGAGTTAACAGGCCCATTAAAATTCTCAAAAGACATCGGCAATCTGCATTATGATGTACCATTCATTCAATTAACGGAGCGTGCAGGTCTTGGTGTGGACGTAGATGAAGAAATTTTAGCAGAGTTAACAAGAGAAAGCTGTGTGGTGAACGGATGA
- a CDS encoding GNAT family N-acetyltransferase: MIASGLLGNASYEVHLLNESHIQGLITLQVEVVEALEDKAILQPLDEGELRFILSGNGVMIGVFVEEKLIAFRALLQPELDDEHLGYDIGLSTETEIKKVLYQEISNVHPAYRGYGLQRTMADFIMEQVDLTKFNVVCATVMPGNIASLKDKFSQGMHVAALKLKYGGKLRYVFMKDLMREGNASWQQEQFVSMDDTEGQQQLLQNGFVGRAMRKTGENWLVHYVK; the protein is encoded by the coding sequence ATGATCGCCAGTGGATTATTAGGAAACGCTTCGTATGAAGTGCATCTATTAAATGAATCGCATATCCAGGGGCTCATCACATTACAGGTAGAAGTTGTTGAGGCACTTGAAGATAAAGCCATTCTGCAACCACTTGATGAAGGGGAACTGCGCTTTATTTTAAGTGGTAATGGTGTGATGATTGGGGTATTTGTTGAAGAAAAGCTGATTGCATTTCGTGCCTTATTGCAGCCAGAGCTTGATGACGAGCATTTAGGCTATGACATTGGTCTTTCAACAGAAACTGAAATTAAAAAGGTGCTCTATCAAGAAATCTCAAACGTCCATCCGGCTTATCGCGGCTACGGTTTACAGCGAACAATGGCGGATTTTATTATGGAGCAGGTGGATTTAACGAAATTCAATGTAGTATGTGCAACGGTCATGCCGGGTAATATCGCGAGCTTAAAGGATAAGTTTTCACAGGGCATGCATGTGGCGGCGTTAAAACTGAAATACGGCGGGAAATTGCGCTATGTATTTATGAAGGATTTAATGCGTGAGGGGAATGCATCTTGGCAACAAGAGCAGTTCGTGTCGATGGATGATACAGAAGGTCAACAACAGCTCTTACAAAATGGCTTTGTTGGACGAGCGATGAGGAAAACAGGCGAAAACTGGCTTGTACACTATGTGAAATAA
- a CDS encoding amino acid transporter — protein sequence MDKKPFNDVDEHYAKHVGTPSSYKLKQMPKPIRFIGYFMIGFMVIAAILIIGGIVVGKLFQ from the coding sequence ATGGACAAAAAACCGTTTAATGATGTTGATGAGCATTACGCGAAACATGTTGGAACACCGAGCTCTTATAAGTTAAAGCAAATGCCAAAGCCGATTCGTTTTATTGGTTATTTTATGATTGGCTTTATGGTCATTGCAGCGATTTTGATTATAGGCGGAATTGTAGTGGGAAAATTATTTCAGTGA